One window from the genome of Spirosoma rhododendri encodes:
- a CDS encoding type VI secretion system baseplate subunit TssG, with translation MNQSAPVSSPYFLDLLDVDFKAEVLAASLADQQVTPERIVINPTGLYSRAYSKDIEDVSDWLLEGSTFIYNRIDTPREGLFDMLPHYLFFSPKDPANAANADKILDDLRHDRDQERQARLFFLPFDSELNYLRTLSVHYDNAVDHLSGATAVIDQFAEHWPILNDMTPTQAGIFLQILPWLHQLRSNLDWFGRFLQLFLDIPVRLTVGSHRHQSTRVDGLPSLSNSRLGIDTVLGDRFDDSREIHLVVGPVPDDRVADFLPHTKTRSLLHDLVGYFLPVSTEVMISVETVPPAPNAPRPDVSYLGFNSFL, from the coding sequence ATGAATCAGTCTGCGCCTGTCTCCTCGCCTTATTTCCTTGATCTGCTCGATGTTGACTTCAAAGCCGAAGTGCTGGCGGCTTCGCTGGCCGATCAGCAGGTGACGCCCGAGCGCATCGTCATTAACCCGACCGGGTTGTACAGCCGGGCGTATTCCAAAGACATCGAGGACGTCAGCGACTGGCTGCTCGAAGGCTCGACCTTTATTTACAACCGCATCGACACGCCCCGCGAAGGCCTGTTCGACATGCTGCCGCACTACCTGTTTTTCAGCCCGAAAGACCCCGCCAACGCAGCCAATGCCGACAAAATCCTCGATGACCTCCGCCACGACCGGGATCAGGAGCGACAGGCCCGGTTGTTTTTCCTGCCCTTCGATTCCGAGCTGAATTACCTCCGCACACTCTCGGTTCACTACGACAATGCCGTCGATCACCTGAGTGGCGCGACCGCCGTTATCGATCAGTTTGCCGAACACTGGCCGATTCTGAACGACATGACCCCGACGCAGGCCGGTATCTTTTTGCAGATTCTGCCGTGGCTGCATCAACTGCGCAGTAACCTCGACTGGTTTGGCCGGTTTCTGCAACTCTTCCTCGACATTCCCGTTCGGCTGACGGTCGGCTCGCACCGACATCAGTCGACCCGCGTCGACGGGCTGCCGTCGCTCTCGAACAGTCGCCTGGGCATCGATACAGTGCTGGGTGACCGCTTTGACGACAGCCGCGAGATTCACCTCGTCGTGGGCCCCGTGCCCGACGACCGTGTCGCTGATTTTCTGCCCCATACCAAAACGCGTTCGCTGCTGCATGACCTTGTCGGTTATTTTCTGCCCGTTTCGACGGAAGTGATGATCTCAGTGGAGACCGTTCCCCCGGCACCCAATGCCCCCCGCCCGGACGTTTCGTACCTGGGCTTTAATTCGTTTTTGTAA